The Schistocerca piceifrons isolate TAMUIC-IGC-003096 chromosome 5, iqSchPice1.1, whole genome shotgun sequence genome has a segment encoding these proteins:
- the LOC124798564 gene encoding uncharacterized protein LOC124798564: MKVVQLVAVLLAVVAGGRAGLLRVPRVYNALISTNQRLAPSRADTVSLPVVGPVALLPAAAIVAEEAAPPPAAKNASEAEAAANHTAAALVAPLAVYSPYYYSAYSYHYNPYLVPPLLHYGYNYLPLPLTVPVPLAVAHPAPAPGAADKPDQKSGGDAKADADKEAVTVEAN, from the coding sequence GTGGTGCAGCTGGTGGCGGTGTTGCTGGCGGTGGTGGCTGGCGGGCGCGCGGGCCTGCTGCGCGTGCCGCGCGTCTACAACGCGCTCATCTCGACCAACCAGCGGCTGGCGCCGAGCCGCGCCGACACCGTCTCGCTGCCCGTGGTGGGGCCGGTGGcgctgctgcccgccgccgccatCGTCGCCGAGGAGGCGGCGCCGCCCCCGGCCGCCAAGAACGCctcggaggcggaggcggcggccaaCCACACGGCGGCCGCGCTCGTGGCGCCGCTCGCTGTCTACAGCCCGTACTACTACTCGGCGTACTCGTACCACTACAACCCGTACCTGGTGCCGCCGCTGCTGCACTACGGCTACAACTACCTGCCGCTGCCGCTGACGGTGCCCGTGCCGCTGGCCGTCGCCCACCCCGCGCCGGCGCCGGGGGCAGCGGACAAGCCCGACCAGAAGAGCGGCGGCGACGCCAAGGCCGACGCCGACAAGGAGGCCGTCACCGTGGAGGCCAACTGA